In Thunnus thynnus chromosome 20, fThuThy2.1, whole genome shotgun sequence, a single window of DNA contains:
- the qrfprb gene encoding pyroglutamylated RF-amide peptide receptor, which yields MSDGGSATSRCTSGLKKKRRFQLYFSFFLSASNLGSGLKTRVRMAAASTDSAQGSTKITPEVLQEMLQYYNLSRQEFINTYNIQPLVYIPELPYSAKTTFVIMYLVIFVLALAGNSLVIYIVLKKRAIQTATDIFICSLAVSDLLITFFCIPFTLLQNISSEWFGGVLVCKTVPFVQTTAIVTGILTMTCIAIERYQGIVFPLKMRRQYSSKRAYKMLGLVWIASVIVGSPMLFVQQLEVKYDFLYDHYHVCCQESWHSLTHRQAYTTFIMVALFLLPLAAMLFLYTRIGIELWIRKRVGDSSVLNTMNHREINKISRKKKRAVKMMITIVLLFTICWAPFHTVHMLFEYYDLEKKYDGVTLNMIIAIVQAIGFFNSFNNPIVYAFMNENFKKSCISTLSHCIRKPNQQSGAVVAPKLSVQFIKPQSREAFLESDEGNSSKQHSAERGPSSSSHGESSLEIMGEKISTIQTELPANSSSQVK from the exons ATGAGTGACGGAGGCAGCGCAACATCCAGATGCACTAGTGGcttaaagaagaagagaaggttCCAgctctatttttctttctttctgtctgcaaGCAACTTGGGCTCAGGATTGAAGACGCGTGTCAGGATGGCGGCAGCCTCGACAGACTCGGCGCAGGGGTCCACCAAAATAACTCCTGAAGTGCTGCAGGAGATGCTCCAGTACTACAACCTGAGCCGCCAGGAGTTCATCAACACTTACAACATCCAGCCGCTCGTCTACATCCCCGAGTTACCGTACAGTGCAAAGACCACCTTCGTGATCATGTACTTGGTTATTTTCGTCCTGGCTCTTGCTGGAAATAGTTTGGTGATCTACATAGTTTTGAAGAAACGAGCGATACAGACGGCAACAGATATTTTTATTTGCTCCCTGGCGGTCAGCGACCTGCTCATCACTTTCTTCTGCATCCCTTTTACTTTGCTGCAGAATATCTCGTCTGAATGGTTCGGAG gtGTTCTGGTTTGCAAGACAGTTCCATTTGTACAGACCACAGCCATAGTGACAGGCATCCTCACAATGACCTGCATCGCCATTGAGAGATACCAGGGCATTGTCTTCCCACTGAAAATGAGGAGGCAGTACTCATCGAAAAGAGCATACAAGATGCTag GGCTTGTATGGATTGCTTCTGTGATAGTGGGTTCACCAATGCTATTTGTGCAACAGCTAGAG GTGAAGTACGACTTCTTATATGATCACTATCACGTGTGCTGTCAGGAGAGTTGGCACTCTCTGACTCACAGGCAGGCATACACCACCTTCATCATGGTGGCTCTTTTCCTGCTCCCTTTGGCAGCCATGCTGTTCCTCTACACTCGTATTGGCATTGAGTTGTGGATCCGCAAGAGGGTGGGCGACTCCTCAGTCCTCAACACCATGAACCACAGGGAAATCAATAAGATCTCAAG gaaaaagaagagagctGTTAAAATGATGATCACCATTGTTCTGCTGTTCACCATTTGCTGGGCACCATTTCACACAGTCCACATGCTCTTTGAATATT ATGACCTGGAGAAGAAATACGACGGGGTGACACTTAACATGATCATCGCCATTGTTCAGGCCATCGGGTTCTTCAACAGCTTCAACAATCCTATCGTGTATGCCTTCATGAATGAGAACTTCAAGAAAAGCTGCATCTCCACCCTGTCCCACTGCATCAGAAAACCAAACCAGCAGAGCGGTGCCGTGGTGGCGCCCAAACTGAGCGTACAGTTCATTAAACCCCAAAGCAGAGAAGCCTTCCTGGAATCAGATGAAGGCAACAGCTCGAAGCAGCACTCAGCGGAGAGAGGCCCTTCAAGTTCATCGCATGGAGAGAGCTCCCTGGAAATAATGGGTGAAAAAATCTCCACCATCCAAACAGAGCTCCCTGCAAACAGCTCCTCTCAAGTCAAATGA
- the polr3a gene encoding DNA-directed RNA polymerase III subunit RPC1 isoform X2, with protein sequence MVKEQFRETDVARKISHICFGMKSAEQMRQQAHIQVVSKNLYSQDMNHTPLAYGVLDHRMGTSEKDRPCLTCGKNLADCLGHYGYLDLELPCFHVGYFKAIIGILQMICKTCSSIMLTKEEKLQFMDFLKRPNLAYLQKRGLKKKISDKCRKRTICLNCSAFNGPVKKCGLLKIIHEKYKTTKKVVDPFVSEFLQSFDTAVEHNKVVEPLLTRAQENLNPLVALNLFKRIPQEDIPLLLMNPEAGKPADLILTRLLVPPVCIRPSVVSDLKSGTNEDDLTMKLTEIIFLNDVIKKHRMTGAKTQMIMEDWDFLQLQCALYINSELSGIPLNMAPKKWTRGFVQRLKGKQGRFRGNLSGKRVDFSGRTVISPDPNLRIDEVAVPVHVAKILTYPERVNKANLELMRKLVRNGPDVHPGANFIQNRHTQMKRFLKYGNREKIAQELRFGDVVERHLIDGDIVLFNRQPSLHKLSIMAHIARVKPHRTFRFNECVCTPYNADFDGDEMNLHLPQTEEAKAEALVLMGTKANLVTPRNGEPLIAAIQDFLTAAYLLTLKDTFFDRAKACQIVASILVGKDEKIRISLPRPAIMKPMALWTGKQIFSVILKPSKECPVKANLRTKGKQYCGKGEDLCHNDSFVVIHNSELMCGSMDKGTLGSGSKNNIFYILLRDWGQLEAANAMSRLARLAPVYLSNRGFSIGIGDVTPGQGLLKAKQDLLDDGYQKCDEYIEALKTGKLQQQPGCTAEETLEALILRELSVIRDRAGSACLRELDKSNSPLIMALCGSKGSFINISQMIACVGQQAISGSRVPDGFENRSLPHFDKHSKLPAAKGFVADSFYSGLTPTEFFFHTMAGREGLVDTAVKTAETGYMQRRLVKSLEDLCSQYDLTVRSSTGDIIQFIYGGDGLDPAAMEGKDEPLEFKRVLDNIRAVYTCPDEPALSQNELVLTADAIMKRADFLCCRDSFLEEIKKFIKSVSERIKKTRDKYGINDNGTSEPKVLYQLDRITPKQLEKFLETCRDKYMRAQMEPGSAVGALCAQSIGEPGTQMTLKTFHFAGVASMNITLGVPRIKEIINASKNISTPIITAHLDVEDDADFARLVKGRIEKTLLGEISEYIEEVFLPDDCFILVKLSLERIRLLRLEVNAETVRYSICMSKLRVKPGDIAVHGEAVVCVSPRENNKSSMYYVLQSLKEELPKVVVQGIPEVARAVIHIDEQSGKSKYKLLVEGDNLRAVMATHGVNGSRTTSNNTYEVEKTLGIEAARSTIINEIQYTMVNHGMSIDRRHVMLLADLMSYKGEILGITRFGLAKMKESVLMLASFEKTADHLFDAAYFGQKDSVCGVSECIIMGIPMNIGTGLFKLLHKADKDPSPVKRPLLFDNADFHIPLIT encoded by the exons ATGGTGAAGGAGCagttcagagagacagatgtgGCCAGAAAAAT AAGCCACATCTGCTTTGGGATGAAATCTGCTGAGCAGATGCGTCAGCAGGCCCACATCCAGGTGGTCAGTAAGAACCTGTACAGCCAGGACATGAATCACACTCCACTGGCCTATGGAGTGTTGGACCACCGTATG GGAACCAGTGAGAAAGACAGACCGTGTTTGACATGTGGGAAGAATCTCGCTGATTGTTTAGGACATTACGGCTACCTGGATCTGGAGCTGCCATGTTTTCATGTCGGCTATTTCAAAGCCATAATAGGAATCTTGCAG ATGATTTGCAAGACATGTTCGAGCATAATGCTGACGAAAGAGGAGAAACTGCAGTTCATGGATTTCTTGAAACGACCCAACCTGGCCTATCTCCAGAAGCGCGGATTGAAGAAGAAGATCTCTGATAAATGCCGCAAAAGGACAATCTGTCTGAATTGTTCAGCTTTTAATG GACCAGTGAAAAAGTGTGGCCTGCTTAAGATTATCCATGAGAAGTATAAAACGACTAAGAAGGTGGTGGATCCTTTTGTGTCAGAGTTCCTGCAGTCCTTTGATACTGCCGTCGAGCACAACAAAGTGGTGGAGCCTCTGCTGACACGGGCGCAG GAAAACCTGAACCCTTTGGTGGCGCTGAACCTCTTCAAGAGGATTCCCCAAGAAGACATTCCCCTGCTGCTGATGAACCCTGAAGCAGGGAAACCTGCAGACCTCATCCTCACCCGCCTCCTGGTGCCTCCTGTCTGCATACGACCCTCTGTGGTCAGCGACCTGAAGTCAGGCACCAATGAGGATGACCTCACCATGAAGCTCACAGAGATAATCTTCCTCAACGATGTCATCAAAAAG CATCGTATGACAGGGGCTAAGACCCAGATGATCATGGAGGACTGGGACTTCCTCCAGCTACAGTGTGCCCTTTACATCAACAGCGAGCTCTCTGGCATCCCCCTCAACATGGCACCTAAGAAATGGACAAGAGGCTTTGTGCAGAGACTCAAGGGGAAGCAAG GTCGATTCAGAGGAAACCTCTCAGGGAAAAGAGTGGACTTCTCAGGCAGAACTGTCATCTCTCCTGACCCAAACTTGAGGATCGACGAGGTTGCTGTCCCTGTGCACGTAGCCAAAATCCTGACTTACCCAGAGAGG GTTAACAAAGCCAATCTCGAACTAATGAGGAAACTTGTGCGCAACGGTCCTGACGTTCACCCTGGTGCCAACTTTATCCAGAATCGtcacacacagatgaaaag gttTTTAAAATATGGAAACCGTGAGAAGATTGCTCAGGAGCTGAGGTTTGGTGATGTGGTAGAGAGGCACCTGATAGACGGAGATATTGTCCTATTCAATCGACAACCCTCTCTGCACAAACTCAGCATCATGGCCCACAtt GCCAGAGTCAAACCTCACAGGACATTTCGGTTCAACGAGTGTGTGTGCACCCCCTACAACGCCGACTTTGACGGTGATGAAATGAATCTCCATTTACCTCAGACTGAAGAAGCCAAAGCTGAAGCCCTGGTCCTGATGGGT ACAAAAGCTAACCTTGTCACTCCAAGAAATGGCGAGCCTCTGATTGCTGCTATTCAGGACTTTCTGACAG CGGCCTACCTCTTGACCCTGAAGGACACCTTCTTTGACAGAGCAAAGGCCTGTCAGATAGTGGCGTCAATCCTTGTGGGCAAAGATGAAAAAATCAGGATCTCTCTCCCCCGCCCAGCTATAATGAAG CCCATGGCTCTGTGGACGGGCAAACAGATATTCAGCGTCATTCTGAAGCCAAGTAAGGAATGTCCAGTCAAGGCAAACCTGCGGACCAAGGGCAAACAGTACTGTGGCAAGGGAGAGGATCTCTGTCACAATGACTCAT TCGTGGTGATTCACAACAGTGAGCTGATGTGTGGAAGCATGGACAAGGGCACCTTGGGATCTGGGTCCAAGAACAACATCTTCTACATCTTGCTGAGAGACTGGGGACAGCTGGAGGCTGCCAACGCCATGTCCCGCCTTGCAAGACTCGCTCCGGTGTATCTTT CCAATCGGGGCTTTTCCATTGGCATTGGAGACGTGACACCTGGCCAAGGTCTGCTGAAGGCCAAACAGGACCTGCTGGATGACGGTTACCAGAAGTGTGATGAATACATTGAAGCTCTGAAGACTGgcaaactgcagcagcagcccgGCTGCACGGCAGAGGAGACCCTGGAG GCTCTCATCTTGAGAGAATTGTCAGTCATCAGAGACCGAGCTGGCAGTGCCTGCCTCAGGGAGCTCGACAAGAGCAACAGCCCACTGATCATGGCTCTTTGTGGCTCCAAAG GATCCTTCATTAATATCTCTCAGATGATTGCCTGTGTGGGCCAGCAGGCCATAAGTGGCTCTCGAGTACCCGATGGTTTTGAAAATCGCTCCTTGCCTCACTTTGACAAGCACTCAAAA ctgcctgctgctaaAGGCTTTGTGGCCGACAGCTTCTATTCTGGCCTGACGCCCACAGAGTTCTTCTTTCACACCATGGCTGGTCGGGAGGGTCTGGTGGACACTGCTGTGAAAACCGCAGAGACTGGATACATGCAG AGGCGTCTGGTAAAGTCCCTGGAGGATTTGTGCTCCCAGTACGACCTGACAGTGCGAAGCTCCACTGGCGacatcattcagttcatttatGGCGGTGATGGTCTGGACCCTGCTGCGATGGAGGGAAAGGATGAGCCGCTGGAGTTTAAGAGAGTCCTAGACAACATCCGG GCGGTCTACACGTGTCCAGACGAGCCTGCACTCAGTCAAAACGAGCTGGTCCTCACTGCAGATGCCATCATGAAGAGAGCTGACTTCTTGTGTTGCAGAGACAGCTTCTTGGAG GAGATAAAGAAATTTATTAAGAGCGTCTCAGAAAGAATCAAGAAGACCAGAGACAAGTATGGTATCAACGACAACGGTACCAGCGAG CCAAAAGTTCTCTATCAGCTGGATCGCATAACCCCCAAACAGCTGGAGAAGTTCCTTGAAACCTGCAGAGACAAATACATGAG AGCTCAGATGGAGCCGGGCTCTGCGGTAGGGGCTCTGTGTGCCCAGAGTATCGGAGAGCCTGGTACTCAGATGACCCTGAAAACTTTCCACTTTGCCGGCGTGGCGTCCATGAACATCACTCTCGGTGTGCCTCGCATTAAAGAGATCATCAATGCCTCCAAGAACATCAG CACTCCTATAATCACTGCTCATTTGGATGTGGAGGATGACGCTGACTTTGCCAGGCTGGTGAAGGGGAGGATCGAGAAAACTCTCCTGGGAGAG ATTTCCGAGTACATAGAAGAGGTTTTTCTACCAGATGACTGTTTTATCCTGGTGAAATTGTCACTGGAAAGGATAAGGCTGCTGCGACTGGAG gtaAACGCAGAAACGGTGCGTTACTCCATCTGCATGTCTAAACTGCGAGTGAAACCGGGAGACATCGCCGTGCACGGTGAggctgtggtgtgtgtgtctccgcGAGAGAACAACAAAAGCTCCATGTACTACGTTCTGCAGTCGTTAAAAGAAGAGCTTCCTAAG GTGGTGGTTCAAGGAATACCTGAGGTTGCCAGAGCTGTCATTCACATTGACGAACAGAGTGGCAAGAGCAAGTACAAACTCCTGGTGGAGGGGGACAACCTGAGAGCTGTCATGGCAACGCATGGAGTGAATGGAAGCAGGACCACTTCCAACAATACTTACGAG GTTGAGAAGACCTTGGGTATTGAGGCTGCTAGATCGACCATCATCAATGAGATTCAATATACAATGGTGAACCATGGAATGAGCATTGACCGGCGGCATGTCATGCTTCTAGCAGATCTTATGTCCTATAAG GGGGAGATACTTGGAATCACCAGATTTGGTTTAGCCAAAATGAAGGAGAGCGTCCTCATGCTGGCCTCCTTCGAGAAAACAGCTGACCATCTCTTCGATGCCGCGTACTTTGGACAGAAGGACTCAGTCTGTG GTGTGTCTGAGTGCATCATTATGGGGATTCCAATGAATATCGGAACAGGACTGTTTAAACTCCTACACAAGGCTGATAAGGATCCCTCTCCAGTCAAAAGGCCTCTCCTCTTTGATAACGCAGACTTCCATATACCTCTGATCACATAG
- the polr3a gene encoding DNA-directed RNA polymerase III subunit RPC1 isoform X1, translating to MVKEQFRETDVARKISHICFGMKSAEQMRQQAHIQVVSKNLYSQDMNHTPLAYGVLDHRMGTSEKDRPCLTCGKNLADCLGHYGYLDLELPCFHVGYFKAIIGILQMICKTCSSIMLTKEEKLQFMDFLKRPNLAYLQKRGLKKKISDKCRKRTICLNCSAFNGPVKKCGLLKIIHEKYKTTKKVVDPFVSEFLQSFDTAVEHNKVVEPLLTRAQENLNPLVALNLFKRIPQEDIPLLLMNPEAGKPADLILTRLLVPPVCIRPSVVSDLKSGTNEDDLTMKLTEIIFLNDVIKKHRMTGAKTQMIMEDWDFLQLQCALYINSELSGIPLNMAPKKWTRGFVQRLKGKQGRFRGNLSGKRVDFSGRTVISPDPNLRIDEVAVPVHVAKILTYPERVNKANLELMRKLVRNGPDVHPGANFIQNRHTQMKRFLKYGNREKIAQELRFGDVVERHLIDGDIVLFNRQPSLHKLSIMAHIARVKPHRTFRFNECVCTPYNADFDGDEMNLHLPQTEEAKAEALVLMGTKANLVTPRNGEPLIAAIQDFLTAAYLLTLKDTFFDRAKACQIVASILVGKDEKIRISLPRPAIMKPMALWTGKQIFSVILKPSKECPVKANLRTKGKQYCGKGEDLCHNDSFVVIHNSELMCGSMDKGTLGSGSKNNIFYILLRDWGQLEAANAMSRLARLAPVYLSNRGFSIGIGDVTPGQGLLKAKQDLLDDGYQKCDEYIEALKTGKLQQQPGCTAEETLEALILRELSVIRDRAGSACLRELDKSNSPLIMALCGSKGSFINISQMIACVGQQAISGSRVPDGFENRSLPHFDKHSKLPAAKGFVADSFYSGLTPTEFFFHTMAGREGLVDTAVKTAETGYMQRRLVKSLEDLCSQYDLTVRSSTGDIIQFIYGGDGLDPAAMEGKDEPLEFKRVLDNIRAVYTCPDEPALSQNELVLTADAIMKRADFLCCRDSFLEELTDTGSEKYLEEIKKFIKSVSERIKKTRDKYGINDNGTSEPKVLYQLDRITPKQLEKFLETCRDKYMRAQMEPGSAVGALCAQSIGEPGTQMTLKTFHFAGVASMNITLGVPRIKEIINASKNISTPIITAHLDVEDDADFARLVKGRIEKTLLGEISEYIEEVFLPDDCFILVKLSLERIRLLRLEVNAETVRYSICMSKLRVKPGDIAVHGEAVVCVSPRENNKSSMYYVLQSLKEELPKVVVQGIPEVARAVIHIDEQSGKSKYKLLVEGDNLRAVMATHGVNGSRTTSNNTYEVEKTLGIEAARSTIINEIQYTMVNHGMSIDRRHVMLLADLMSYKGEILGITRFGLAKMKESVLMLASFEKTADHLFDAAYFGQKDSVCGVSECIIMGIPMNIGTGLFKLLHKADKDPSPVKRPLLFDNADFHIPLIT from the exons ATGGTGAAGGAGCagttcagagagacagatgtgGCCAGAAAAAT AAGCCACATCTGCTTTGGGATGAAATCTGCTGAGCAGATGCGTCAGCAGGCCCACATCCAGGTGGTCAGTAAGAACCTGTACAGCCAGGACATGAATCACACTCCACTGGCCTATGGAGTGTTGGACCACCGTATG GGAACCAGTGAGAAAGACAGACCGTGTTTGACATGTGGGAAGAATCTCGCTGATTGTTTAGGACATTACGGCTACCTGGATCTGGAGCTGCCATGTTTTCATGTCGGCTATTTCAAAGCCATAATAGGAATCTTGCAG ATGATTTGCAAGACATGTTCGAGCATAATGCTGACGAAAGAGGAGAAACTGCAGTTCATGGATTTCTTGAAACGACCCAACCTGGCCTATCTCCAGAAGCGCGGATTGAAGAAGAAGATCTCTGATAAATGCCGCAAAAGGACAATCTGTCTGAATTGTTCAGCTTTTAATG GACCAGTGAAAAAGTGTGGCCTGCTTAAGATTATCCATGAGAAGTATAAAACGACTAAGAAGGTGGTGGATCCTTTTGTGTCAGAGTTCCTGCAGTCCTTTGATACTGCCGTCGAGCACAACAAAGTGGTGGAGCCTCTGCTGACACGGGCGCAG GAAAACCTGAACCCTTTGGTGGCGCTGAACCTCTTCAAGAGGATTCCCCAAGAAGACATTCCCCTGCTGCTGATGAACCCTGAAGCAGGGAAACCTGCAGACCTCATCCTCACCCGCCTCCTGGTGCCTCCTGTCTGCATACGACCCTCTGTGGTCAGCGACCTGAAGTCAGGCACCAATGAGGATGACCTCACCATGAAGCTCACAGAGATAATCTTCCTCAACGATGTCATCAAAAAG CATCGTATGACAGGGGCTAAGACCCAGATGATCATGGAGGACTGGGACTTCCTCCAGCTACAGTGTGCCCTTTACATCAACAGCGAGCTCTCTGGCATCCCCCTCAACATGGCACCTAAGAAATGGACAAGAGGCTTTGTGCAGAGACTCAAGGGGAAGCAAG GTCGATTCAGAGGAAACCTCTCAGGGAAAAGAGTGGACTTCTCAGGCAGAACTGTCATCTCTCCTGACCCAAACTTGAGGATCGACGAGGTTGCTGTCCCTGTGCACGTAGCCAAAATCCTGACTTACCCAGAGAGG GTTAACAAAGCCAATCTCGAACTAATGAGGAAACTTGTGCGCAACGGTCCTGACGTTCACCCTGGTGCCAACTTTATCCAGAATCGtcacacacagatgaaaag gttTTTAAAATATGGAAACCGTGAGAAGATTGCTCAGGAGCTGAGGTTTGGTGATGTGGTAGAGAGGCACCTGATAGACGGAGATATTGTCCTATTCAATCGACAACCCTCTCTGCACAAACTCAGCATCATGGCCCACAtt GCCAGAGTCAAACCTCACAGGACATTTCGGTTCAACGAGTGTGTGTGCACCCCCTACAACGCCGACTTTGACGGTGATGAAATGAATCTCCATTTACCTCAGACTGAAGAAGCCAAAGCTGAAGCCCTGGTCCTGATGGGT ACAAAAGCTAACCTTGTCACTCCAAGAAATGGCGAGCCTCTGATTGCTGCTATTCAGGACTTTCTGACAG CGGCCTACCTCTTGACCCTGAAGGACACCTTCTTTGACAGAGCAAAGGCCTGTCAGATAGTGGCGTCAATCCTTGTGGGCAAAGATGAAAAAATCAGGATCTCTCTCCCCCGCCCAGCTATAATGAAG CCCATGGCTCTGTGGACGGGCAAACAGATATTCAGCGTCATTCTGAAGCCAAGTAAGGAATGTCCAGTCAAGGCAAACCTGCGGACCAAGGGCAAACAGTACTGTGGCAAGGGAGAGGATCTCTGTCACAATGACTCAT TCGTGGTGATTCACAACAGTGAGCTGATGTGTGGAAGCATGGACAAGGGCACCTTGGGATCTGGGTCCAAGAACAACATCTTCTACATCTTGCTGAGAGACTGGGGACAGCTGGAGGCTGCCAACGCCATGTCCCGCCTTGCAAGACTCGCTCCGGTGTATCTTT CCAATCGGGGCTTTTCCATTGGCATTGGAGACGTGACACCTGGCCAAGGTCTGCTGAAGGCCAAACAGGACCTGCTGGATGACGGTTACCAGAAGTGTGATGAATACATTGAAGCTCTGAAGACTGgcaaactgcagcagcagcccgGCTGCACGGCAGAGGAGACCCTGGAG GCTCTCATCTTGAGAGAATTGTCAGTCATCAGAGACCGAGCTGGCAGTGCCTGCCTCAGGGAGCTCGACAAGAGCAACAGCCCACTGATCATGGCTCTTTGTGGCTCCAAAG GATCCTTCATTAATATCTCTCAGATGATTGCCTGTGTGGGCCAGCAGGCCATAAGTGGCTCTCGAGTACCCGATGGTTTTGAAAATCGCTCCTTGCCTCACTTTGACAAGCACTCAAAA ctgcctgctgctaaAGGCTTTGTGGCCGACAGCTTCTATTCTGGCCTGACGCCCACAGAGTTCTTCTTTCACACCATGGCTGGTCGGGAGGGTCTGGTGGACACTGCTGTGAAAACCGCAGAGACTGGATACATGCAG AGGCGTCTGGTAAAGTCCCTGGAGGATTTGTGCTCCCAGTACGACCTGACAGTGCGAAGCTCCACTGGCGacatcattcagttcatttatGGCGGTGATGGTCTGGACCCTGCTGCGATGGAGGGAAAGGATGAGCCGCTGGAGTTTAAGAGAGTCCTAGACAACATCCGG GCGGTCTACACGTGTCCAGACGAGCCTGCACTCAGTCAAAACGAGCTGGTCCTCACTGCAGATGCCATCATGAAGAGAGCTGACTTCTTGTGTTGCAGAGACAGCTTCTTGGAG GAGTTAACTGATACAGGCTCAGAGAAGTACCTGGAG GAGATAAAGAAATTTATTAAGAGCGTCTCAGAAAGAATCAAGAAGACCAGAGACAAGTATGGTATCAACGACAACGGTACCAGCGAG CCAAAAGTTCTCTATCAGCTGGATCGCATAACCCCCAAACAGCTGGAGAAGTTCCTTGAAACCTGCAGAGACAAATACATGAG AGCTCAGATGGAGCCGGGCTCTGCGGTAGGGGCTCTGTGTGCCCAGAGTATCGGAGAGCCTGGTACTCAGATGACCCTGAAAACTTTCCACTTTGCCGGCGTGGCGTCCATGAACATCACTCTCGGTGTGCCTCGCATTAAAGAGATCATCAATGCCTCCAAGAACATCAG CACTCCTATAATCACTGCTCATTTGGATGTGGAGGATGACGCTGACTTTGCCAGGCTGGTGAAGGGGAGGATCGAGAAAACTCTCCTGGGAGAG ATTTCCGAGTACATAGAAGAGGTTTTTCTACCAGATGACTGTTTTATCCTGGTGAAATTGTCACTGGAAAGGATAAGGCTGCTGCGACTGGAG gtaAACGCAGAAACGGTGCGTTACTCCATCTGCATGTCTAAACTGCGAGTGAAACCGGGAGACATCGCCGTGCACGGTGAggctgtggtgtgtgtgtctccgcGAGAGAACAACAAAAGCTCCATGTACTACGTTCTGCAGTCGTTAAAAGAAGAGCTTCCTAAG GTGGTGGTTCAAGGAATACCTGAGGTTGCCAGAGCTGTCATTCACATTGACGAACAGAGTGGCAAGAGCAAGTACAAACTCCTGGTGGAGGGGGACAACCTGAGAGCTGTCATGGCAACGCATGGAGTGAATGGAAGCAGGACCACTTCCAACAATACTTACGAG GTTGAGAAGACCTTGGGTATTGAGGCTGCTAGATCGACCATCATCAATGAGATTCAATATACAATGGTGAACCATGGAATGAGCATTGACCGGCGGCATGTCATGCTTCTAGCAGATCTTATGTCCTATAAG GGGGAGATACTTGGAATCACCAGATTTGGTTTAGCCAAAATGAAGGAGAGCGTCCTCATGCTGGCCTCCTTCGAGAAAACAGCTGACCATCTCTTCGATGCCGCGTACTTTGGACAGAAGGACTCAGTCTGTG GTGTGTCTGAGTGCATCATTATGGGGATTCCAATGAATATCGGAACAGGACTGTTTAAACTCCTACACAAGGCTGATAAGGATCCCTCTCCAGTCAAAAGGCCTCTCCTCTTTGATAACGCAGACTTCCATATACCTCTGATCACATAG